The following are encoded in a window of Castanea sativa cultivar Marrone di Chiusa Pesio chromosome 9, ASM4071231v1 genomic DNA:
- the LOC142611118 gene encoding 11 kDa late embryogenesis abundant protein, whose amino-acid sequence MQSGKNAASSVKETVANVAASAKSGMEKTKATVQEKVERMTARDPLQKELATEKKEERKTQAELEKQQARQHNAAAKQMESTPAGGHTGYTTTTGAGGPTSATYGGHTTGTHHMSAMPGHGTGQGKQGQVTHESHPIAIGTRRTTTHNTSVEENNPPGSYGSGPGGNYS is encoded by the exons atgcAATCAGGAAAGAACGCAGCATCGTCCGTGAAGGAAACGGTGGCCAACGTAGCGGCCTCCGCTAAGTCTGGCATGGAAAAGACCAAGGCCACTGTCCAGGAAAAG GTGGAAAGGATGACAGCCCGTGACCCATTGCAGAAAGAACTGGCgacagagaagaaagaagagagaaaaactcaAGCTGAATTGGAGAAGCAGCAGGCAAGACAGCACAATGCTGCAGCCAAACAAATGGAGAGCACTCCAGCTGGAGGGCATACTGGGTATACTACTACCACTGGAGCTGGTGGGCCCACTAGTGCCACGTATGGTGGGCACACAACTGGGACCCACCATATGTCAGCAATGCCGGGACATGGGACTGGACAGGGAAAGCAGGGTCAAGTGACCCATGAGTCTCACCCTATTGCTATTGGGACCAGGAGGACCACAACCCATAATACCAGTGTGGAAGAGAATAATCCCCCAGGATCATATGGGTCTGGTCCTGGTGGTAACTACAGTTAA